In Acidovorax sp. 106, the following proteins share a genomic window:
- a CDS encoding phosphoribosyltransferase: protein MLTEDGKHLYVSYDEYHSLIEKLALKVHQSGWEFDTILCLARGGLRPGDILSRIFSKPLAIMSTSSYRAEAGTVQGHLDIARFITTPKGEIAGRVLLVDDLADSGHTLRAVLDMLRTNYAPITELRSAVIWTKGVSSFTPDYSVEFLPSNPWIHQPFEGYDSLGPDRLLEKWKL, encoded by the coding sequence ATGCTGACAGAAGATGGCAAGCACCTATACGTAAGCTACGATGAGTACCATAGTCTGATTGAAAAATTGGCACTCAAGGTGCATCAATCTGGCTGGGAATTTGACACGATTCTTTGTTTGGCACGAGGTGGTTTGAGGCCTGGAGACATTCTCAGTCGAATTTTCTCGAAGCCGCTGGCGATCATGTCCACGAGTTCATACCGAGCTGAAGCGGGCACTGTTCAAGGTCATTTGGACATCGCGCGCTTCATCACGACACCCAAAGGTGAAATTGCTGGGCGAGTGCTGTTGGTGGATGACTTGGCCGATTCGGGTCACACGCTCAGGGCGGTGCTTGATATGTTGAGAACAAACTATGCGCCAATCACAGAGCTTCGTAGTGCTGTGATTTGGACAAAGGGAGTGTCTTCTTTCACTCCTGACTATTCGGTTGAGTTCTTGCCCTCAAACCCCTGGATACATCAGCCTTTTGAGGGCTACGACAGTTTGGGACCCGATAGACTGTTGGAAAAGTGGAAGCTTTGA
- a CDS encoding adenylosuccinate synthase — translation MKATKGRNVVVVGTQWGDEGKGKLVDWLTESAQGVVRFQGGHNAGHTLVINGVKTALHLIPSGIMRPGVRCYVGNGVVVSAAKLFEEIEGLERAGVEVRSRLRVSEACPLILPFHAALDVAREAVREQGGVEKIGTTGRGIGPAYEDKIARRALRVQDLKYPDRFAAKLKELLALHNHVLTTYLGSVKFVFGESLAPYLKNGEVQFDPVYSEAMRHAELLRPMMADVSCELNAAHGQGSNLLFEGAQGTLLDVDHGTYPYVTSSNCVAGNAAAGAGVGPGMLHYILGITKAYCTRVGGGPFPTELDWEVPGTPGYHMSTIGAEKGVTTGRSRRCGWFDAALLKRSAQVNGLSGLCITKLDVLDGLTELQLCVGYELDGERVDLLPMGADDIARCVPIYESVPGWTDSTVGVTEYAKLPANARRYLERIEEVTGVPIAMISTSPDRDHTILMRHPYAMN, via the coding sequence ATGAAAGCAACCAAAGGTCGTAACGTCGTCGTAGTTGGTACCCAATGGGGTGACGAGGGCAAGGGCAAGCTCGTTGATTGGCTTACCGAGAGTGCTCAAGGTGTGGTCCGCTTTCAAGGTGGACACAATGCTGGTCATACATTGGTGATCAACGGAGTGAAGACGGCTTTGCACCTTATCCCCAGCGGCATCATGCGGCCTGGGGTCAGGTGTTACGTCGGCAATGGTGTAGTGGTGTCAGCTGCCAAATTGTTTGAGGAAATTGAAGGTCTTGAACGTGCAGGTGTTGAAGTCCGCTCTCGTTTGCGTGTGAGTGAAGCGTGTCCTCTGATTCTCCCTTTTCATGCTGCATTGGATGTGGCTCGTGAGGCAGTACGTGAGCAGGGTGGGGTGGAAAAAATTGGAACGACTGGTCGCGGTATCGGCCCTGCATACGAGGACAAGATTGCCCGTCGTGCCTTGCGTGTCCAAGATCTGAAGTACCCAGATCGTTTTGCCGCGAAGCTCAAGGAATTGTTGGCCCTCCACAACCATGTGCTAACGACCTATCTGGGCTCTGTCAAGTTCGTGTTCGGGGAGTCACTTGCTCCGTATCTCAAGAATGGAGAAGTCCAATTTGATCCGGTCTACTCAGAAGCAATGCGGCATGCCGAGTTGTTGCGTCCCATGATGGCGGACGTGTCGTGCGAGTTGAATGCTGCGCATGGTCAGGGGAGCAATCTGTTGTTCGAAGGTGCGCAGGGTACGTTGCTTGATGTTGATCACGGTACCTATCCCTATGTGACTTCTAGCAACTGTGTTGCTGGCAATGCTGCTGCGGGTGCAGGGGTTGGACCGGGAATGCTTCACTACATTTTGGGGATTACCAAGGCTTATTGCACGCGTGTCGGCGGCGGCCCTTTCCCCACGGAGTTGGATTGGGAGGTTCCAGGAACTCCTGGATATCACATGAGCACGATTGGCGCTGAAAAGGGCGTGACGACTGGTCGAAGCCGCCGTTGCGGTTGGTTTGATGCGGCGTTGCTGAAGCGCAGTGCCCAAGTGAATGGTTTGAGTGGTTTGTGCATTACAAAGCTAGACGTCTTGGATGGCTTGACCGAGTTGCAGCTGTGTGTCGGTTACGAGCTTGATGGCGAGCGTGTTGATCTGCTCCCCATGGGTGCAGATGATATTGCCCGCTGCGTTCCTATCTACGAAAGCGTCCCCGGTTGGACTGACTCAACAGTGGGCGTGACGGAGTATGCAAAGTTGCCAGCGAATGCGCGGCGCTATTTGGAGCGCATAGAGGAGGTTACTGGCGTCCCGATTGCGATGATTTCGACCAGTCCGGACCGTGATCACACGATCCTGATGCGTCACCCCTATGCAATGAACTGA
- a CDS encoding ATP phosphoribosyltransferase regulatory subunit, translating to MSAWILPDHVADVLPSEARHIEELRRGMLDTARSYGYELVIPPMLEHLDSLLTGAGEALSLQTFKLVDQLSGRSMGLRADTTQQVARIDAHLLNRPGVTRLCYCGPVLHTRPDKPHATREPLQFGAEIYGHAGLEADIEALTLAVECLHRAGIAKMTIDLADVRIVRCLLAGLPVSPSVLRDLHGALARKDLTEIDHLSESFPKASRDGLMALPGLFGDASVLDKAQRVLGCFPGVADLVDELKRLASAFSDQTVTFDLADLRGYSYYSGVRFAVFAPGAPDAMARGGRYDEVGAAFGRNRPAAGFSLDIKQIVGVVPARSLQTAIRAPWVDCVAVKQAVIALRSQGETVVCVLPGHESDADEFNFDRELVEISGRWTVRAI from the coding sequence ATGTCCGCTTGGATCCTCCCGGATCACGTTGCCGATGTTCTGCCCTCAGAGGCTCGACACATCGAAGAGTTGCGCCGAGGCATGCTCGATACTGCGCGCAGCTATGGGTACGAATTGGTCATTCCGCCCATGTTGGAACACTTGGATTCTTTGTTAACGGGTGCGGGTGAAGCATTGAGTTTGCAAACGTTCAAGTTGGTCGATCAGTTGTCTGGCCGCTCTATGGGTTTGCGTGCTGACACCACACAACAGGTGGCACGGATTGACGCCCATCTGCTCAATCGCCCAGGCGTGACTCGGCTTTGTTACTGCGGGCCCGTTTTGCATACGCGACCCGATAAGCCGCATGCGACGAGAGAGCCGCTCCAGTTTGGAGCTGAAATTTATGGCCATGCAGGGCTGGAGGCTGATATTGAGGCTTTGACTCTGGCTGTTGAGTGCTTGCATCGGGCTGGCATTGCCAAAATGACGATTGATCTTGCAGATGTTCGTATCGTTCGTTGTCTGCTTGCAGGCTTGCCAGTAAGTCCGTCTGTATTGCGAGATTTGCATGGAGCATTGGCTCGCAAGGACTTGACGGAAATTGACCATCTTTCGGAATCCTTTCCAAAGGCAAGCCGGGATGGGCTCATGGCCCTGCCGGGACTTTTTGGCGATGCGTCGGTTTTAGATAAGGCCCAGCGCGTGTTGGGTTGCTTCCCGGGGGTTGCTGACTTGGTTGATGAGTTGAAGCGTTTGGCTTCGGCATTCAGCGATCAGACCGTTACCTTCGACTTGGCGGACTTGCGTGGATATTCGTATTACAGCGGCGTTCGTTTCGCTGTGTTCGCTCCAGGCGCCCCTGACGCTATGGCCCGCGGTGGCCGATATGACGAGGTCGGTGCTGCGTTTGGGCGTAACCGACCTGCTGCGGGCTTCAGTCTGGATATCAAGCAGATTGTGGGCGTCGTTCCTGCTAGATCTCTTCAGACAGCAATACGCGCTCCTTGGGTGGATTGTGTGGCCGTCAAACAGGCGGTTATCGCATTGCGCAGTCAGGGTGAAACTGTTGTCTGTGTACTACCAGGGCATGAGAGTGATGCTGATGAATTCAACTTTGACCGAGAGTTGGTTGAAATTTCCGGTCGTTGGACTGTTCGTGCAATCTAA
- the hflC gene encoding protease modulator HflC: MNRIGFIATTFLVVLALMSSMFFVVDQRQFGVVYALGQIKEVITEPGLNFKLPPPFQNVSYIDKRLLTLDSKDTEPMLTAEKQRVVIDWYVRWRISEPAQYIRNVGLDEEAGAAQLNRVVRNAFQEEINKRTVKELLSLKREAVMEDVKREVLGAVRGAKPWGVDVVDVRITRVDYVEAITESVYRRMEAERKRVANELRSTGAAEGEKIRADADRQREVAIANANRDAQRAKGEGDAEAARIYAEAFGRDAQFAHFYRSLEAYKATLSKKSDLVVVDPSTSDFFRVFRDGQGAGSTSARR; the protein is encoded by the coding sequence GTGAATCGAATTGGATTTATTGCTACAACTTTTTTGGTTGTGCTTGCCTTGATGAGTTCTATGTTCTTTGTGGTCGATCAGCGCCAGTTTGGCGTCGTTTACGCGCTAGGACAAATCAAAGAGGTCATCACCGAACCCGGTTTGAACTTCAAGTTACCGCCGCCTTTTCAGAATGTTTCTTACATTGACAAGCGGCTTCTGACGCTGGACAGCAAAGACACGGAGCCTATGCTTACGGCCGAAAAGCAGCGGGTCGTGATTGATTGGTATGTGCGCTGGCGCATTTCGGAACCTGCCCAATACATCCGCAATGTCGGTCTTGATGAGGAGGCTGGCGCCGCTCAACTGAATCGCGTTGTTCGGAATGCTTTCCAGGAAGAAATCAATAAACGCACGGTCAAGGAGCTCCTCTCTCTGAAGCGAGAAGCCGTCATGGAAGACGTCAAGCGAGAGGTGTTGGGTGCCGTGCGTGGCGCAAAGCCTTGGGGTGTCGATGTCGTTGATGTCCGCATCACTCGGGTCGATTATGTGGAAGCTATCACAGAATCTGTGTACCGTCGCATGGAGGCGGAGCGTAAGCGGGTTGCCAACGAGTTGCGCTCAACAGGTGCTGCTGAAGGTGAAAAAATTCGCGCCGATGCGGATCGTCAGCGCGAGGTTGCGATTGCAAATGCAAATCGAGATGCTCAAAGAGCCAAGGGTGAGGGGGATGCCGAGGCTGCTCGCATCTATGCTGAAGCTTTTGGTCGCGATGCGCAGTTTGCACATTTTTATCGTAGCTTGGAGGCCTATAAGGCGACTTTGAGCAAGAAATCTGATCTGGTTGTTGTGGATCCATCGACATCAGATTTTTTCAGGGTCTTTCGCGATGGGCAGGGTGCTGGCAGTACCTCGGCTCGTCGCTAG